One genomic region from Silvibacterium dinghuense encodes:
- a CDS encoding type II CAAX prenyl endopeptidase Rce1 family protein, with translation MTSPWLHPSVLSAALLALAPLFWLGFVGEQGCAGLRARLQPALLRLLLPALLVIPYLLVAVPADSFRWYGCGVYLCAPVLVACCLAWVARRDPEQTGHWLEFVVLLGLGLAVDLRWLEPAWPSGLAAFGKVLLLDAGLYGFLVVRGLSGVGFDLRLRGSDWKTGLREWCFYAPMAIPLGLWLGFLHVHWPPKHPWMAVPMWLFTFVLIALPEEIFFRGWMQNLLERRIGRRGALAVTAMLFGLSHFNKRTHFFNWRYVLLAALAGIFYGRAWREKRRIDASAITHATVDTLWGLLLR, from the coding sequence GTGACGAGTCCCTGGCTGCATCCTTCTGTTCTGAGCGCAGCGTTGCTGGCGCTGGCTCCGCTCTTCTGGCTGGGTTTTGTGGGCGAGCAGGGCTGTGCCGGATTGCGCGCGCGGCTGCAGCCTGCGCTGCTGCGTCTTCTGTTGCCTGCGCTGCTGGTGATCCCTTATCTCCTGGTGGCTGTACCGGCGGACTCCTTCCGCTGGTATGGGTGCGGGGTGTACCTGTGCGCTCCGGTGCTGGTGGCGTGCTGTCTTGCATGGGTAGCGCGGCGCGATCCGGAGCAGACCGGCCATTGGCTGGAGTTCGTGGTGCTGCTCGGGCTGGGGCTGGCCGTCGATCTGCGCTGGCTGGAGCCGGCGTGGCCCTCGGGGCTTGCAGCATTCGGAAAAGTTCTATTGCTGGATGCGGGGCTGTACGGCTTTCTGGTGGTGCGCGGGCTCTCCGGCGTGGGTTTCGACCTGCGTCTGCGCGGGAGCGACTGGAAGACCGGCCTCAGAGAGTGGTGCTTCTATGCGCCGATGGCGATTCCGCTGGGGCTATGGCTCGGATTTCTGCACGTGCACTGGCCACCGAAGCATCCGTGGATGGCGGTGCCGATGTGGCTCTTCACCTTCGTGCTGATCGCGCTGCCGGAGGAGATCTTCTTTCGCGGCTGGATGCAGAACCTGCTGGAGCGGCGGATCGGGCGGCGTGGCGCGCTGGCGGTGACGGCGATGCTCTTCGGGCTCTCGCACTTCAACAAGCGAACCCACTTCTTCAACTGGCGGTATGTGCTGCTGGCGGCGCTGGCCGGCATCTTCTATGGGCGGGCGTGGCGGGAGAAGCGGCGGATCGACGCTTCGGCCATCACGCACGCCACCGTAGACACGCTCTGGGGTCTCCTGCTCCGCTAG
- a CDS encoding ArnT family glycosyltransferase, with translation MIEQKNAEPNWLQHIERSWLTTLIWGLWLAAVAALLALHAVHLRADFPNFSPWMDYAKYTDEGWYGKAAIEHAVLGHWYVHGDFNPSVALPVLPVLEWGVFRFTGVSLVAARLIVLAAFAGNLWLVYALVRAETRTWGVARPISSASAMLAVTVLASSAFLYAFSRLAILEPLLVLFLLLAWWLGLALRRAESIAAQAVCAVGMGFALCLMILTKTTAIFLVPSVVWLLWDGRLKDSARRTAMVGVAAAVPWALYYGLFVKPRYSYDYHYLFAANQWEQPHSVLGWVAAFWYAVHGALWISSWLCVLLLVLAVATAVLARGFWRSRLVQAAWLAVAGYLFFIGWHNNMQPRYYQVIAFPLAMLAGLAVAALAASRTWVRAIPPKPTPGLDGAPASFPDLERSAVLRRGLVAVAMLTLVTGSACEAWQIAGWARHPQYTFLHAAEGVTAYINAHPNGNRLLLSISGDDITLITHLPAICDDYGTYDLPMRIHAYRPGWYAAWNEIDPGTLQDLSTQYSLEQVASFAAFDDPDRNRLILYKLHPLPPKRQTFDLAMEREENAGK, from the coding sequence TTGATCGAGCAGAAAAACGCTGAGCCGAACTGGTTGCAACATATCGAGCGGAGCTGGCTGACCACGCTGATCTGGGGGCTGTGGCTGGCGGCCGTGGCGGCACTGCTCGCCCTGCATGCCGTGCACCTGCGGGCGGATTTCCCGAACTTCTCGCCCTGGATGGATTACGCCAAGTACACCGATGAGGGCTGGTACGGGAAGGCTGCGATCGAGCACGCGGTGCTGGGGCACTGGTATGTGCATGGAGACTTCAATCCCAGCGTGGCGCTGCCGGTGCTGCCGGTGCTGGAGTGGGGGGTCTTCCGCTTTACGGGCGTAAGCCTGGTGGCGGCGCGGCTGATCGTGCTGGCGGCCTTTGCCGGGAACCTGTGGCTGGTCTATGCGCTGGTGCGTGCGGAAACGCGCACATGGGGTGTGGCGCGGCCGATCTCCTCTGCCTCAGCCATGCTGGCGGTGACGGTGCTGGCCTCGAGCGCGTTTCTCTATGCCTTTAGCCGGCTGGCGATCCTTGAGCCGCTGCTGGTGCTGTTTCTGCTGCTGGCATGGTGGCTGGGGCTGGCGCTGCGGCGGGCAGAGAGTATCGCCGCGCAGGCGGTATGCGCGGTAGGCATGGGTTTTGCACTGTGCCTGATGATCCTGACCAAGACGACGGCGATCTTCCTGGTGCCCTCGGTGGTGTGGCTGCTGTGGGACGGGCGGCTGAAGGACAGCGCGCGGAGGACGGCGATGGTGGGCGTGGCGGCGGCTGTGCCGTGGGCGCTCTATTACGGGCTGTTCGTGAAGCCGCGCTACAGCTACGACTATCACTATCTGTTTGCGGCCAACCAGTGGGAGCAGCCGCACTCGGTGCTGGGCTGGGTGGCGGCCTTCTGGTATGCGGTGCATGGCGCGCTGTGGATCAGCAGCTGGCTGTGCGTGCTGCTGCTGGTGCTGGCTGTGGCGACGGCGGTCCTGGCGCGCGGCTTTTGGCGCAGCCGGCTAGTGCAGGCCGCGTGGCTGGCCGTAGCCGGATACCTCTTCTTCATCGGCTGGCATAACAACATGCAGCCGCGCTACTACCAGGTGATCGCCTTTCCTCTGGCGATGCTTGCGGGACTGGCCGTCGCAGCGTTAGCTGCTTCGCGCACGTGGGTTCGTGCCATCCCACCCAAGCCAACACCGGGCCTGGATGGGGCGCCCGCTTCTTTCCCTGACCTGGAGCGTTCGGCGGTGCTGCGGCGCGGACTGGTTGCGGTGGCGATGCTTACCCTCGTGACGGGCTCTGCCTGCGAGGCGTGGCAGATTGCCGGCTGGGCGCGGCATCCGCAATACACCTTTCTGCATGCGGCCGAAGGGGTGACGGCGTATATCAACGCGCACCCGAACGGGAACCGGCTGCTGCTCTCGATCTCCGGCGATGACATTACGCTGATCACGCATCTTCCGGCGATCTGCGACGACTATGGAACGTATGATCTGCCGATGCGCATCCATGCCTACCGGCCGGGATGGTATGCGGCGTGGAACGAGATCGATCCGGGAACGCTGCAGGACCTGAGCACGCAGTATTCGCTCGAGCAGGTGGCGTCGTTCGCGGCCTTCGACGATCCGGACCGCAACCGGCTGATCCTCTATAAGCTGCACCCCCTGCCGCCGAAGCGCCAGACCTTCGACCTGGCGATGGAACGCGAGGAGAATGCAGGAAAGTAA
- a CDS encoding BTB/POZ domain-containing protein translates to MTAAAQDPPAPRPQQVLEAPVPAVAFSAGFSYLQTDLLNTPGVANTYTLGWYAMPQYYFTRHLSAIGEFDDLGNYHAHAGENVRAFLGGPEWTFATMHHVQPFVFTEGGAVRDSRDNYINWMASAAGGIGFNTRISKSVSFQLIPAEYVASKQTDGDWSGNLMAKAGFTFNGFRWKR, encoded by the coding sequence ATGACCGCCGCGGCACAGGACCCGCCGGCGCCACGGCCACAGCAGGTGCTGGAGGCCCCGGTTCCCGCTGTGGCTTTTTCGGCAGGCTTCAGCTATCTGCAGACCGATCTGCTGAATACTCCCGGAGTGGCGAATACCTACACCCTCGGGTGGTACGCGATGCCGCAGTACTACTTCACCAGGCACCTGAGTGCGATTGGCGAGTTCGACGACCTGGGGAACTACCACGCGCATGCAGGGGAGAATGTCCGCGCCTTCCTGGGCGGTCCGGAGTGGACCTTTGCGACGATGCACCATGTGCAGCCGTTCGTCTTCACGGAGGGCGGCGCGGTGCGCGACTCGCGCGACAACTATATCAACTGGATGGCCTCGGCCGCTGGTGGCATCGGCTTCAACACCAGGATCTCGAAGTCGGTGAGCTTTCAGCTGATTCCGGCCGAGTACGTGGCCTCGAAGCAGACTGACGGCGACTGGAGCGGGAACCTCATGGCCAAGGCAGGCTTCACCTTCAACGGCTTCCGCTGGAAGCGCTAG
- a CDS encoding DUF5715 family protein, producing MRFFCRVSLILLLCSGLTIPVFATTARKGTAHGRSSHARKTAASAPVKATAGTTKSRMTKNRAAHKTASASEQAASTAPAARHRGSHAAVAEPVAEPVSGRLGRRARRRAALIAAHRRPARMVPAKTEVADAMIPAAPLDHWAILPALVGSRASLVRQNERTQADGLTRIEDDAELDQLLADRALVAVPVSMNLRINEGLPENRRYCRPWTARFLTDLARAHAARFHRSLQVNSAVRTVEYQRHLMEVNGNAAPADGDIASPHLTGATIDIAKKGLSTSEVSWMRAYLYPLEEAGKIDVEEEFYQSCFHITVYKSYESAGRPSLVPAAVLAERVK from the coding sequence ATGCGGTTTTTCTGCCGGGTCTCGCTGATCCTGTTGCTGTGCAGCGGACTCACCATCCCTGTTTTTGCCACCACGGCGCGTAAGGGCACGGCCCACGGGCGGTCTTCCCATGCCCGGAAGACGGCCGCCTCCGCCCCGGTGAAGGCGACAGCCGGAACGACGAAATCCAGAATGACGAAGAACAGGGCTGCGCATAAGACCGCAAGCGCGAGCGAGCAAGCGGCTTCGACTGCTCCTGCGGCGCGGCACCGTGGTTCGCACGCGGCCGTGGCCGAGCCTGTTGCTGAGCCGGTAAGCGGCCGGCTGGGGCGCAGGGCGCGTCGTCGTGCCGCGCTGATTGCCGCCCATCGGCGGCCGGCACGGATGGTTCCGGCCAAGACCGAGGTCGCCGATGCCATGATTCCGGCGGCGCCGCTGGATCATTGGGCGATTCTGCCCGCGCTGGTCGGCTCGCGTGCCTCGCTGGTGCGGCAGAACGAGCGCACCCAGGCCGACGGGCTGACACGCATCGAGGACGATGCCGAGCTGGACCAGCTGCTGGCCGATCGTGCGCTGGTGGCCGTACCGGTGAGCATGAACCTGCGCATCAACGAGGGACTGCCGGAGAATCGCCGCTACTGCCGTCCCTGGACGGCGCGATTTCTTACCGATCTGGCGCGGGCGCATGCGGCGCGTTTCCATCGCAGCCTGCAGGTGAACTCGGCAGTGCGCACGGTGGAGTATCAGCGGCACCTGATGGAGGTGAACGGCAACGCGGCGCCGGCGGATGGAGACATTGCTTCGCCGCATCTGACGGGCGCGACCATCGACATTGCCAAGAAGGGGCTTTCGACCTCGGAGGTCTCGTGGATGCGGGCCTACCTGTATCCGCTCGAAGAGGCAGGGAAGATCGATGTGGAGGAGGAGTTCTACCAGTCGTGCTTCCACATCACGGTCTACAAGTCGTATGAGTCGGCCGGCCGGCCGAGCCTGGTGCCGGCGGCAGTGCTGGCCGAGCGCGTAAAGTAG
- a CDS encoding OsmC family protein gives MERTASAVWNGGLKDGKGVISTQSGVLKETQYSFGTRFENGIGTNPEELIAAAHAGCFTMALSAQLGQANLTPESLETTAHVKFEKTDAGFTITHITLVTRAKVPGASEAAFETAASNAKAGCPISRLFHGNTEITLDAQLV, from the coding sequence ATGGAGCGCACCGCGAGCGCCGTTTGGAACGGCGGACTGAAGGACGGAAAGGGCGTCATTTCGACGCAGAGCGGAGTCCTCAAGGAGACTCAGTATTCGTTCGGCACCCGTTTTGAGAACGGCATCGGCACCAATCCCGAAGAGCTCATCGCCGCCGCTCATGCCGGCTGCTTCACCATGGCCCTGAGCGCCCAGCTCGGCCAGGCCAACCTCACCCCCGAGTCGCTCGAAACCACCGCGCACGTCAAGTTCGAGAAGACCGACGCCGGTTTCACCATCACCCACATCACGCTCGTGACCCGCGCCAAGGTCCCCGGCGCCTCCGAGGCAGCCTTCGAGACCGCAGCCAGCAACGCCAAGGCCGGCTGCCCCATCTCGCGCCTCTTCCACGGCAACACCGAGATCACCCTCGACGCCCAGCTGGTCTAA
- a CDS encoding type II CAAX prenyl endopeptidase Rce1 family protein — protein MEPAVQPGSSRMRDILELACGYLLILAVLWTDDPWQRVFYWIALAVIAVLTLARRASLRALGLTRAGVLRSLWIPALALGLALVAGVAAAYLHTLHRHIGHMLLDFRFAGYLLWAFVQQFLLQNYFLARLRRIVPARYAAAPAVLAALLFALAHLPNPLLTTLTLAWGWVSCILFLRYRNLYTLGLAHAILGITIALTVPNHVHHHMRAGLGYLHYHPHRPAPHGHETAARNQR, from the coding sequence ATGGAGCCTGCTGTCCAGCCCGGCTCATCGCGCATGCGGGACATCCTCGAGCTCGCCTGCGGATATCTCCTGATCCTTGCCGTGCTCTGGACGGATGATCCCTGGCAGCGCGTCTTCTACTGGATCGCTCTCGCCGTGATCGCCGTCCTCACGCTGGCCCGGCGCGCCTCATTGCGCGCGCTCGGCCTGACCCGCGCCGGAGTCCTCCGCTCGCTCTGGATTCCGGCGCTCGCGCTCGGCCTTGCGCTCGTGGCCGGAGTCGCCGCCGCGTACCTGCACACCCTGCATCGCCACATCGGCCACATGCTGCTGGATTTCCGCTTCGCCGGATACCTGCTCTGGGCCTTCGTCCAGCAGTTCCTCCTGCAGAACTACTTCCTCGCCCGCCTGCGCCGCATCGTTCCGGCGAGATATGCCGCCGCGCCCGCGGTACTCGCCGCGCTGCTCTTCGCCCTCGCGCACCTGCCCAACCCGCTGCTCACCACGCTCACGCTCGCCTGGGGATGGGTCTCCTGCATCCTCTTCCTGCGCTATCGCAACCTCTACACGCTGGGCCTGGCCCACGCTATCCTCGGCATCACCATCGCCCTCACCGTGCCCAACCATGTGCATCACCACATGCGCGCCGGATTAGGCTACCTGCACTACCATCCACACCGGCCAGCACCGCACGGGCACGAAACCGCAGCAAGAAATCAAAGGTAA
- a CDS encoding TIGR03435 family protein, which produces MRTSGSRVLSAIFVFLLCCAASSWAQASAVAQGSGPCGAFSLTPDNTLAFDVAVIRPGDPSRDRVLFKANDYGKWEVEGVTLSTLIEEAYGVDSYQVEGIPPGLRQKRFDIRAKTLAAPGGGPVPRVDPNEAKRLQTLLADQFGVRLHCRVGEHKTAVLYRDPKHAAPPVSTLAVKDGRWREGHGSVTGKGVSFQVVVHEAGWALQEKVEDDTGLQGSYDFDLKWTPPGETSDDPDAKTFEQALYEAFGVRVKHEMRPLAVLVVDQAHMPQLEDGTQVSGRF; this is translated from the coding sequence ATGCGGACTTCCGGCTCTCGTGTTCTTTCCGCCATTTTTGTATTTCTTCTCTGCTGCGCGGCATCCTCATGGGCGCAAGCTTCGGCGGTCGCTCAGGGTTCCGGCCCCTGCGGCGCGTTTTCTCTGACCCCTGACAATACGTTGGCCTTTGACGTGGCAGTGATCCGGCCCGGCGATCCTTCGCGGGACCGGGTGCTGTTCAAGGCCAATGACTATGGCAAGTGGGAGGTGGAGGGAGTGACGCTCTCCACCTTGATCGAGGAGGCTTACGGCGTCGATTCCTACCAGGTCGAAGGCATTCCGCCGGGGCTGCGGCAGAAGCGGTTCGATATCCGGGCAAAGACGCTGGCTGCTCCCGGCGGTGGACCGGTTCCCAGGGTCGATCCCAACGAGGCCAAACGTCTGCAGACGCTGCTTGCGGATCAGTTCGGCGTGCGGCTGCATTGCCGGGTTGGAGAGCACAAGACTGCCGTTCTCTACCGCGATCCGAAGCACGCTGCCCCGCCGGTCTCCACGCTGGCGGTCAAGGATGGCAGATGGCGGGAAGGCCATGGCTCCGTGACCGGCAAGGGTGTTTCCTTTCAGGTAGTCGTCCACGAAGCGGGATGGGCTCTGCAGGAGAAGGTGGAGGATGACACAGGTCTCCAGGGCTCCTACGACTTCGATCTGAAGTGGACGCCGCCGGGAGAAACGAGTGATGATCCGGACGCAAAGACCTTCGAACAGGCGCTCTACGAGGCCTTCGGTGTGAGGGTGAAGCACGAGATGCGGCCGCTGGCCGTGCTCGTCGTGGATCAGGCTCATATGCCGCAGCTCGAGGATGGAACACAGGTTTCCGGCAGGTTCTGA
- a CDS encoding sugar O-acetyltransferase, whose protein sequence is MTQDNGIKVIPRRTPESAAMVASVKRAMAITPVLNRLTFDDAEQIRAVFSELIGCTVDESFSLIPPFYTTGGEHIRVGRNVFINQNCTMYDLGGIDIADDVMIGPNVSILTAGHPVEPAQRRAAVIAQPVAIGKNVWIAAGAIILGGVTVGENSVVAAGAVVTRDVPPNTLVGGNPARVIRSIGD, encoded by the coding sequence ATGACGCAGGACAACGGTATCAAGGTGATTCCCAGGCGCACGCCGGAATCGGCGGCCATGGTGGCCAGCGTCAAGCGGGCCATGGCCATTACCCCGGTGTTGAACCGGCTGACCTTCGACGATGCGGAGCAGATCCGGGCCGTGTTCAGCGAACTCATCGGCTGCACGGTGGATGAGAGTTTTTCGCTGATTCCGCCGTTCTACACCACCGGCGGTGAGCATATCCGCGTCGGGCGCAATGTCTTCATCAATCAGAATTGCACCATGTATGACCTGGGCGGGATCGATATTGCCGATGACGTGATGATCGGTCCCAATGTAAGCATTCTGACCGCGGGCCATCCCGTGGAGCCTGCGCAGCGGCGCGCCGCTGTGATTGCGCAGCCGGTTGCGATCGGGAAAAACGTATGGATCGCAGCCGGCGCGATCATCCTCGGCGGCGTCACCGTAGGCGAGAACTCGGTTGTGGCGGCGGGTGCGGTCGTGACCAGGGACGTTCCTCCCAATACCCTGGTTGGAGGAAATCCGGCGAGAGTCATCCGTTCGATCGGCGACTGA